A window of the Coprobacter fastidiosus genome harbors these coding sequences:
- a CDS encoding SusC/RagA family TonB-linked outer membrane protein — MKYREIEKSISKLWRLAFFIFILSFGVHSQIYAAEQDGKITLSFSDIPLREALSRIEKVSDYTFFYDEKNVNVNQKVSLDVKDVNMQSLMTALLKDTNLDFEISNRQIVLLSKRSSGSKTAKRHISGVVKDEKGETVIGASVVVEGTTTGTATDIDGKYALDVPVGAKLKITYVGYRPFSVEIKDQTTVDVTLEEDNKVLSEVVVTALGIKREKKMLGYSVQDIKADELNTTGDASVTSALQGKVAGLQMNTSSTGLGGSTKITIRGNSSLTDNNQPLWIVDGVPFTDNNTSGASFYGGIDRGGTSIDINPDDIESISVLKGPNAAALYGSRAGNGVILVTTKKGTKKDGFGVSYNGTFTWSVVGETLDMQDKYGQGEGGVYKDSPFSYGAPLNGQMVTAWNGQEMPYTRYGNPLRDYFNTGFAQNHSVSVGNVTEKSNFRASFGYNGNDGLFKGETLDKITVDMKAGTELNKYLSMEGKVSVSRTKAENRPYYGLGGEVAQLLSIPNNIRLSDLQQYTTAEKMHVNWYGPTLEYLNPYYVRHQLQNSDERWRAFGYYNARINFTDWLHFSAKYAFDYYRTRLYDSDLGNGVGITSVTQQTNDGMSRGEENFFEQNAEFMLNGDNRIGSDFRIGYTLGANFMYQNYESLSVGVRNMLSKDQWIFNTGALLNTADNSGYERATNSVFGSLQLAFREYLSLDLTARNDWSSTLPVRNNSFFYPSANLSFVVSDFVNSLDGHQMPAWFNFAKVRVSAAQVGKDTDPYQLVNTVKYKYENGVRVLDQSGGKIKANDNLKPEISSSYEGGLEMKFLQNRLGFDFTYYYSRTKNQIMSIPAASPWTAQWINAGLITNKGFELMVYATPVQTKDFTFDINVNLSKNLSTVEELYEGKDYVFFDGDDNFPVWVGAVAGGKLGDIYARHLLKRNDKGELILKDGLPQDNNEADLNYILSHPIGNIQPDLLMSVTPTFSYKGFTLSAMFDMKFGGDIVSISEGMATNAGTAERTENRGSEDNGWKILLPGVKEDGTPNDVWCNAQSYYQKIGLNKTNGNAEEFVYDASYIKLKELSLGYNFSRKLLKKTPFTSLRLSFVGRNLGFLMKHAPGNPDGGYNTSMFSQAIDFTSVPYTRTFGFSVNIGF; from the coding sequence ATGAAGTACAGAGAAATAGAAAAATCAATTAGTAAGTTGTGGCGACTTGCATTCTTTATTTTCATTTTATCATTTGGTGTTCATTCGCAGATTTATGCTGCCGAACAAGACGGAAAGATTACACTTTCGTTTTCGGATATTCCTCTTCGGGAAGCTCTTTCACGTATAGAAAAGGTAAGTGATTATACATTTTTTTATGATGAAAAGAATGTAAATGTAAATCAAAAGGTTAGTCTGGATGTAAAGGATGTAAATATGCAAAGTCTCATGACAGCCCTTTTGAAGGATACGAATCTGGATTTTGAAATATCGAATCGTCAGATAGTCCTTCTTTCTAAAAGAAGCTCAGGATCGAAGACGGCAAAACGTCATATATCCGGAGTCGTAAAGGATGAGAAAGGGGAAACTGTTATCGGTGCCAGCGTGGTAGTAGAAGGTACTACCACCGGTACTGCAACAGATATAGACGGAAAATATGCTTTAGACGTTCCTGTAGGTGCAAAACTGAAAATTACGTATGTGGGCTATCGTCCGTTTAGTGTTGAAATTAAAGATCAGACTACCGTCGATGTAACTTTAGAAGAAGATAATAAAGTCCTTTCAGAGGTTGTGGTAACGGCTCTGGGTATCAAAAGAGAGAAAAAGATGTTGGGTTATTCGGTACAGGACATCAAGGCCGATGAATTGAACACGACTGGAGATGCTTCTGTTACAAGTGCCTTGCAGGGAAAAGTTGCAGGATTGCAAATGAATACTTCAAGTACCGGTCTTGGCGGTTCTACAAAGATTACTATAAGAGGAAACTCTTCTTTGACAGATAATAACCAGCCTTTATGGATTGTCGATGGTGTTCCTTTTACTGATAACAATACTTCTGGTGCTTCTTTTTACGGGGGAATCGACCGAGGAGGAACATCTATCGATATTAATCCCGATGATATAGAGTCTATTTCGGTTTTGAAAGGACCGAATGCTGCGGCTCTTTATGGTTCTCGTGCCGGTAATGGGGTGATTCTCGTAACGACGAAAAAAGGAACAAAGAAAGATGGATTCGGAGTTAGCTATAATGGTACATTTACTTGGAGTGTAGTGGGCGAAACCCTCGATATGCAGGATAAGTACGGACAAGGAGAGGGCGGTGTATATAAAGACTCTCCATTTAGTTATGGTGCACCGTTGAACGGACAAATGGTGACGGCATGGAACGGTCAAGAGATGCCCTATACTCGTTACGGGAATCCTTTGAGAGATTATTTTAATACAGGTTTTGCTCAAAATCATAGTGTTTCGGTAGGGAATGTAACAGAAAAATCCAATTTTCGGGCTTCGTTCGGATATAATGGCAATGACGGATTGTTTAAGGGTGAGACTTTGGATAAGATTACGGTGGATATGAAAGCCGGAACTGAATTGAACAAGTATCTTTCTATGGAAGGAAAAGTTTCGGTTTCCCGTACGAAAGCAGAAAACAGACCTTATTACGGTTTAGGTGGAGAAGTCGCTCAGTTGCTTTCTATCCCGAACAATATTCGTCTTTCTGATCTTCAGCAATATACGACAGCCGAGAAAATGCATGTAAATTGGTACGGACCTACACTCGAATACCTTAATCCGTATTATGTGCGTCATCAATTGCAAAATTCGGATGAACGTTGGCGTGCTTTCGGGTATTATAACGCCCGGATCAATTTTACGGATTGGTTGCATTTTTCGGCAAAATATGCTTTTGATTACTACCGTACCCGTTTATATGATTCTGATTTGGGGAATGGGGTAGGTATAACTTCTGTAACGCAACAGACGAATGACGGCATGTCACGAGGAGAGGAAAACTTCTTTGAACAGAATGCGGAATTTATGTTGAATGGAGATAACCGCATCGGATCGGATTTCAGAATCGGATATACGCTCGGTGCCAACTTCATGTACCAGAATTATGAGAGTCTTTCTGTCGGGGTACGTAATATGTTATCGAAAGATCAATGGATATTCAATACGGGAGCGTTATTGAATACGGCAGATAATAGCGGTTATGAAAGAGCTACCAATTCGGTATTCGGATCTTTGCAGTTGGCTTTTAGGGAGTATCTTTCGTTAGACTTGACAGCTCGTAACGACTGGTCTTCTACATTGCCGGTTCGTAATAACTCATTTTTTTATCCTTCTGCCAACTTAAGTTTTGTCGTTTCTGATTTTGTCAATTCATTGGATGGTCACCAAATGCCTGCATGGTTCAATTTTGCCAAGGTTCGTGTCTCTGCAGCACAAGTAGGAAAAGATACAGATCCTTATCAATTGGTGAATACGGTGAAATATAAATATGAGAACGGTGTTCGTGTACTCGATCAAAGCGGGGGAAAGATCAAGGCGAACGATAACTTGAAACCTGAGATATCTTCTTCTTATGAAGGCGGTTTAGAGATGAAATTCCTTCAGAACAGATTGGGATTTGATTTTACCTACTATTATAGCCGGACTAAAAACCAGATCATGAGTATTCCTGCAGCTTCTCCGTGGACGGCACAATGGATCAATGCCGGTTTGATTACGAATAAAGGATTCGAATTGATGGTTTATGCTACTCCTGTGCAGACAAAAGATTTTACGTTCGATATAAATGTAAACTTGTCGAAGAACTTATCTACGGTAGAAGAATTGTATGAGGGCAAAGATTATGTTTTCTTTGACGGAGACGATAATTTCCCTGTATGGGTTGGAGCAGTTGCCGGAGGCAAATTGGGAGATATATATGCCCGTCATCTTCTTAAAAGAAATGACAAAGGTGAATTGATATTGAAAGACGGCCTTCCTCAAGATAATAATGAAGCGGATTTAAATTATATTTTGTCTCATCCGATAGGAAATATACAACCGGATCTGTTGATGTCGGTAACTCCGACCTTTTCTTACAAAGGGTTTACGCTGTCAGCAATGTTCGATATGAAATTCGGAGGAGATATTGTCTCTATTTCTGAGGGTATGGCGACAAATGCCGGTACTGCAGAACGCACGGAAAACCGGGGATCGGAAGATAACGGCTGGAAAATTTTATTGCCCGGTGTAAAAGAAGACGGGACTCCTAACGACGTTTGGTGCAATGCTCAGTCTTACTATCAGAAAATCGGTCTTAATAAAACGAACGGAAATGCTGAAGAATTTGTATATGACGCTTCGTATATTAAACTTAAAGAACTTTCTCTCGGATATAATTTTTCGAGAAAACTGTTGAAGAAGACTCCCTTTACGTCATTACGTTTATCTTTTGTAGGTCGTAATCTCGGTTTTTTGATGAAACATGCTCCGGGAAATCCCGACGGGGGATATAATACCAGCATGTTTTCTCAAGCAATTGACTTTACGTCAGTACCTTATACTCGTACATTCGGATTTTCTGTCAATATCGGATTTTAA
- a CDS encoding SusD/RagB family nutrient-binding outer membrane lipoprotein, with protein MKYKSVLTRIMIAPLFLGLVTSCYDLGELNENPYEIKDATVGGNDTDTGDDGTKYSDINIDFKVSKEDSLALQSELASAASTFRNFIYEGYYNDYQITTNLSHDIYAGYVANNQKNHAGNSPDYNYTDGWSGKRWEHFYNDRSNEYRRLLRAFKFNDEPERYKNAFYMTRIYYAFLALAQTDTYGDMPFDVYVRARVPETDNIPYNTQEQVYDMMFRMLEQAVDSIDVNDANQYSFGTEDICYFGDAKKWVRFANTLRLRMALRISNVDPDRARTEGMAALNAAQKAGDSELGLMMSNEDNMCTVPKFAPKDMGGMDEGGSENPLAMCSVAYNGESVLSWDLEQFYKNLSVGGGEYQIRTGRNNYITKIIDPRCLVCWYRPSTMNALENGVEDDKNDFTGCKRGYQDVNQASGDYSLTRTKMNRQESKILDPKYWFNYARPTVWLGYAESLFLKAEAVLRGWTGAEINNSVEGYFKAGIQASMDYYQISQAEATSYINGLKIYQEGETNPFSGSDKEAILEQIITQKWMAVFPNGNEGWADFRRTDYPRLANQLTNNSGGSVPNGKHIKRLLYPLSEVNNKTEQRPTQIDTEGSRLWWDVADTNNDAGERNKPNNFRSATLSKLKF; from the coding sequence ATGAAATATAAATCAGTTTTAACCAGAATAATGATTGCCCCTTTATTTTTGGGGTTGGTAACATCTTGTTATGATTTAGGAGAACTCAATGAAAATCCTTATGAGATTAAAGATGCTACCGTAGGAGGAAATGACACAGATACCGGTGATGACGGAACGAAGTATTCCGATATCAATATCGACTTTAAAGTGTCAAAAGAGGATTCGCTCGCATTACAGTCGGAATTGGCTTCTGCAGCTTCGACTTTCCGGAATTTCATTTACGAGGGATATTATAATGATTATCAGATTACGACCAATCTTAGTCATGATATTTATGCCGGTTATGTTGCTAATAACCAGAAAAATCATGCAGGAAATTCTCCTGACTATAATTATACTGACGGTTGGTCGGGTAAAAGATGGGAACATTTTTATAATGACCGTAGTAATGAGTATCGTCGTTTATTACGAGCTTTTAAGTTTAATGATGAGCCCGAAAGATACAAGAATGCGTTTTATATGACCCGTATCTATTATGCTTTTCTGGCATTGGCACAAACCGATACTTACGGAGATATGCCGTTTGACGTGTATGTGCGCGCCAGAGTTCCCGAAACCGATAATATTCCGTATAACACGCAAGAACAGGTTTATGATATGATGTTCCGTATGCTGGAGCAAGCTGTGGATAGTATAGATGTGAATGATGCGAATCAGTATTCTTTCGGGACAGAGGATATATGTTATTTCGGAGATGCGAAGAAATGGGTGAGATTTGCCAATACTCTCCGTTTGCGCATGGCGTTGCGTATCTCTAATGTCGATCCCGACCGGGCTCGGACCGAGGGCATGGCCGCATTGAATGCAGCGCAAAAAGCGGGGGATAGTGAGTTGGGACTTATGATGAGTAACGAGGATAATATGTGTACTGTTCCCAAGTTTGCACCGAAAGATATGGGTGGCATGGATGAAGGAGGAAGTGAGAATCCGTTGGCGATGTGCAGCGTAGCCTATAACGGAGAGAGTGTTCTTTCATGGGATTTAGAGCAGTTCTATAAAAATTTGAGTGTCGGTGGCGGTGAATATCAAATCCGTACCGGACGTAATAATTATATAACGAAGATTATAGATCCCCGCTGTTTAGTTTGTTGGTATCGTCCGAGTACTATGAATGCTTTGGAAAACGGAGTTGAAGATGATAAAAATGATTTTACCGGATGTAAACGAGGATATCAGGATGTAAACCAAGCTTCGGGAGATTATAGTTTGACTCGTACGAAGATGAATAGGCAGGAATCTAAAATCTTAGATCCTAAATATTGGTTCAATTATGCTCGCCCTACCGTGTGGTTGGGATATGCAGAATCTTTGTTCCTGAAAGCTGAGGCTGTGCTGAGAGGATGGACGGGAGCAGAAATTAATAATAGTGTCGAAGGTTATTTTAAAGCCGGAATACAGGCTTCTATGGATTATTACCAGATTTCACAAGCAGAGGCGACTTCTTATATAAACGGTTTGAAAATATATCAAGAGGGAGAGACAAATCCGTTTTCCGGATCAGATAAGGAAGCTATTCTTGAGCAGATTATTACACAGAAGTGGATGGCTGTTTTCCCGAATGGGAATGAAGGTTGGGCAGATTTCCGCCGTACGGATTATCCTCGTTTGGCAAATCAACTTACCAATAATTCGGGGGGAAGTGTTCCTAACGGGAAACATATCAAACGTCTTTTATATCCGTTAAGTGAAGTGAATAATAAGACGGAACAGAGACCTACTCAGATAGATACAGAAGGTTCACGCTTATGGTGGGATGTCGCCGATACGAATAATGATGCGGGAGAGCGCAACAAACCGAATAACTTTCGGTCGGCTACCTTATCGAAATTGAAATTCTGA